A window from Cryptomeria japonica chromosome 1, Sugi_1.0, whole genome shotgun sequence encodes these proteins:
- the LOC131075740 gene encoding type IV inositol polyphosphate 5-phosphatase 6-like, producing MKDSKEKNFVGCWGPRLVVRKWLNIKTKTDEFHADNIFKEKLLNKTEYDIRLRPEPYISQATDVQNLRVFAGTWNVGGKAPFKGLELDEWLHASSASADIYVMGFQEIVPLNAGNVLGVEDNGPAGKWLSLICQTLNRNINQSSSSLSPCSQDGSACSSDTLNRFCSDLGESEVHKNSSGRDSPCTVLHSPMSYTSPSDRSDSDEMNYRIDSSQPNYYLAASKQMVGIFLCVWVRSDLRHHVRDLKVSCVGRGLMGYLGNKGSISISMLFHQTSFCFVCTHLTSGEKRGDEIRRNFDVTEIIQKTHFRQYDKILAQKIPESILEHDQIIWLGDLNYRLALHYDDSKKLMEKNDWEALLEKDQLRIEKKAGRIFKGWNEGKIYFPPTYKYCRNSEHYVGEKIRSRTKRRTPAWCDRILWYGKGLRQLSYVRGESKFSDHRPVYSVFMAEVEMLNKNKSEKGLMSLGARFQEEDLLPKTKSCH from the exons ATGAAAGATTCTAAGGAGAAGAACTTTGTAGGG TGTTGGGGGCCTAGATTGGTGGTCAGAAAATGGCTGAATATAAAGACGAAAACAGATGAATTCCATGCTGATAACATTTTTAAAG AGAAATTGTTGAACAAAACTGAATATGACATAAGGCTAAGGCCGGAGCCATATATATCCCAGGCCACGGATGTTCAAAATTTAAG GGTATTTGCGGGAACATGGAATGTTGGGGGTAAAGCACCCTTCAAAGGCCTCGAATTGGATGAATGGTTGCACGCATCATCCGCTTCAGCGGACATTTATGTTATGGG GTTTCAGGAAATTGTGCCCTTAAATGCAGGAAATGTACTGGGTGTAGAAGACAATGGCCCTGCAGGCAAATGGCTATCCCTTATTTGCCAAACATTGAACAGGAACATAAATCAAAGTAGCAGCAGCTTATCACCTTGCAGCCAGGATGGATCAGCATGTTCATCAGACACACTAAATCGTTTCTGTTCTGATTTAGGGGAATCTGAAGTGCATAAGAATTCGAGTGGGCGAGATTCACCATGCACTGTTCTTCACTCTCCAATGTCATATACTTCCCCATCAGATAGATCTGATTCTGATGAGATGAATTACAGAATCGATTCAAGTCAACCAAATTATTATTTGGCTGCTAGCAAGCAGATGGTTGGCATTTTCCTCTGTGTTTGGGTGCGAAGTGATCTGAGACACCATGTCCGAGATTTAAAGGTCTCTTGTGTTGGTCGTGGCCTAATGGGATACCTTGGAAACAAG GGTTCCATTTCCATCAGCATGTTATTCCATCAGACAAGTTTCTGCTTTGTTTGCACTCATTTAACATCAGGGGAGAAGCGGGGTGATGAGATACGGAGGAATTTTGATGTTACAGAGATCATACAGAAGACACACTTTCGACAATATGACAAGATTTTGGCACAGAAAATTCCAGAAAGCATTTTGGAGCATGA TCAAATTATTTGGCTTGGGGATTTGAACTATCGTCTTGCACTTCATTACGATGACAGTAAAAAACTGATGGAAAAAAATGACTGGGAAGCTTTGTTAGAGAAAGATCAG CTTCGAATTGAGAAAAAAGCAGGACGCATATTTAAAGggtggaatgaaggaaaaataTATTTCCCTCCTACGTACAAGTACTGCAGGAATTCAGAACACTATGTGGGAGAAAAGATTAGATCAAGAACAAAAAGACGTACACCGGCATG GTGTGATCGTATACTTTGGTATGGTAAAGGCTTAAGGCAACTCTCTTATGTCCGTGGAGAATCAAAG